One genomic region from Uloborus diversus isolate 005 chromosome 2, Udiv.v.3.1, whole genome shotgun sequence encodes:
- the LOC129216022 gene encoding uncharacterized protein DDB_G0284459-like → MEGFRHQGRPLYVRPTPETYAYQNLYGTVRNNPSGKVRPQLDLDAFANSGRSKKSFSFLPWRKSKSKTDDVLPAGNGTLSKHNKYKFGSVSALSSGGLYRDYDSSLSYTPSFSASDLKHTSVRSVGPRNRGLVTYPWETYNNNNNNTDVDLKNSKNNQLNKINNIPGNSLTSKTKAISLSDEPSFRTTICKCHKKKSGPFGTLNLGSLKSSKCNCGFSSVRSSHGVAPPPPQRRKSILPDKVDLYAVHEEQPHSDSLFGGNRRKHENIYDTLSRNGKYRAPAPPSSQIVSYTPKSSSPQSKFAQSIEKCKKDPFSSIASRKSILECDVTAYDLVKSYLKENTSENAESDLDDDLSDNILEKKNSNNNAPVANEKFQKDKHNSLSTNDKLVKQINKSPSPVSSESESGIYSQTSSLRIGGHGMKVFHPADNNGGSQNSSLYSEGSKTNSVDSRTSSWSNSSLSDDGIYSLPEPDYDDDKEFHDSVSVPFKDRIYAATDSPNLRKFSSGGCINSLDFSSRGSVAENQGYEPESPRFSTIRKATSMLSLASEGGTLRSRGKVSCTPVPPPNVSTSVSPPPPPPPPPPPPPPANFSILKTKPATDSTSTTEEDATLTRKKATSFVGNSLSSSIASELSEKLKSNQPILKKNEIKPKQPLKVNSHNPYAEVKSILKKTGESNHSPTNSSDTNSPGYSSKVFLSNLPEVQKKKRVQFKSLSNESLAVEQIQHPTLSSSDEEWEEARENFTTDPKSPEDSDIRKKNDEGFQTVEDYLNSKKEADKNVSGSRTPSPGKNALNKVEVKVTSRTSTIPRPSQPPPPPPNIKGRGMQKGPPPPRPLTSAPKSFSHSDLRITSPSRPGLGKIAGNRIGQQTLNQNRGRNRVLDVNSSSTVTGK, encoded by the exons ATGGAAGGGTTCCGCCATCAAGGGCGGCCCCTGTATGTTCGGCCAACTCCCGAGACCTATGCTTACCAGAATCTTTATGGAACTGTGAGAAATAATCCATCTGGAAAAGTAAGACCACAGCTGGACTTAGATGCTTTTGCAAATAGCGGAAGaagtaaaaaatcttttagttttTTACCTTGGAGAAAGAGCAAAAGCAAAACTGACGATGTCTTGCCTGCCGGCAATGGGACTTTGTCCAAACATAATAAGTATAAATTTGGGTCAGTTTCGGCATTGTCTTCTGGAGGACTATATAGAGACTATGATTCATCATTATCGTATACACCATCGTTTTCAGCCTCTGACCTAAAGCATACATCTGTTAGAAGTGTGGGCCCAAGAAACCGCGGATTAGTGACGTATCCTTGGGAAAcgtacaacaacaacaacaacaatactgatgttgatctgaaaaatagtaaaaataatcaattaaataaaattaataacattcCAGGTAACTCTTTAACTAGTAAGACAAAAGCAATTTCTTTGAGTGACGAACCGTCATTTAGGACAACTATTTGCAAGTGTCATAAAAAGAAATCAGGTCCGTTTGGAACATTGAATTTAGGTTCATTGAAGTCGTCAAAATGCAACTGTGGGTTTTCAAGTGTTAGATCCTCTCACGGCGTAGCTCCGCCACCACCGCAAAGAAGGAAGTCGATTCTTCCTGACAAAGTTGATCTCTATGCAGTTCATGAAGAACAGCCACATTCTGATTCGCTGTTTGGGGGAAATCGCCGCAAACATGAGAACATTTATGATACCCTTAGTAGAAATGGGAAATATAGAGCCCCCGCACCACCGTCGTCCCAAATCGTGAGTTACACTCCAAAATCTTCGTCGCCTCAATCAAAATTCGCCCAGTcaatagaaaaatgcaaaaaagatcCCTTCAGTTCAATAGCTTCAAGAAAATCTATTCTAGAATGTGATGTTACTGCGTATGATTTAGTTAAGAGTTATTTAAAGGAAAACACATCCGAAAACGCCGAAAGTGATTTAGATGATGATTTAAGTGataatattttagaaaagaaaaactctAATAATAATGCTCCTGTGGCAAacgaaaagtttcaaaaagatAAACATAATTCGTTATCTACTAATGATAAATTAgtgaaacaaattaataaatctCCGAGCCCTGTCAGCTCAGAGAGCGAAAGTGGAATTTATTCTCAAACATCAAGTCTTCGAATTGGCGGTCATGGTATGAAAGTTTTCCATCCTGCTGATAATAATGGAGGTTCTCAAAATTCATCTTTGTACTCAGAAGGTTCTAAAACTAACTCCGTAGATTCACGAACTAGCAGTTGGAGTAACAGTTCTCTTTCAGATGATGGAATTTATTCACTGCCAGAACCAGATTATGATGATGACAAAGAGTTTCATGATTCTGTTTCTGTTCCTTTCAAAGACAGAATATACGCCGCTACTGATTCTCCAAATTTACGGAAGTTCTCCAGTGGTGGCTGCATAAACAGCTTAGATTTTTCATCGCGTGGTTCAGTAGCTGAAAATCAAGGTTATGAGCCAGAGTCTCCAAGATTTTCTACGATTCGTAAAGCTACTTCTATGCTATCTCTAGCCAGTGAAGGTGGTACATTAAGAAGTAGAGGAAAAGTCTCTTGTACACCAGTTCCCCCACCGAATGTCTCTACGTCTGTTTCACCGCCACCACCTCCACCACCCCCACCCCCACCGCCTCCACCAGCAAacttttcaattctgaaaacaaAGCCAGCTACAGATTCGACTTCTACGACCGAAGAAGATGCCACATTGACCAGAAAGAAAGCAACTTCTTTTGTTGGGAATTCCCTTAGCTCATCTATAGCATCTGAACTATCAGAAAAGCTTAAAAGCAACCAACCTATCCTGAAGAAGAACGAAATAAAACCAAAACAGCCCCTGAAAGTGAACTCTCATAACCCTTACGCAGAggtgaaatcaattttaaaaaagacaGGGGAAAGCAACCATTCTCCTACAAACAGCAGTGATACGAACTCTCCAG GCTACAGCTCTAAAGTCTTCCTCAGCAACCTGCCAGAAGTTCAGAAAAAGAAGCGCGTGCAGTTCAAGTCGCTGAGCAACGAGTCCTTAGCCGTGGAACAAATCCAGCACCCGACTCTCTCCTCTTCTGATGAAGAGTGGGAAGAGGCTCGGGAGAACTTCACCACTGATCCGAAAAGTCCTGAGGATTCGGACATACGGAAGAAGAATGATGAGGGCTTCCAGACTGTCGAGGACTACTTAAACTCCAAGAAGGAGGCGGATAAGAATGTGAGTGGTTCGAGGACTCCAAGCCCTGGAAAGAATGCTCTTAATAAAGTTGAAGTTAAG GTTACTTCAAGAACTTCAACGATACCCAGGCCTTCGCAACCTCCTCCTCCACCTCCGAATATCAAGGGAAGGGGCATGCAGAAGGGCCCTCCACCCCCTAGACCCCTGACCTCAGCTCCAAAAAGCTTCAGTCACAGCGATTTGCGAATAACATCACCTAGTCGACCCGGACTTGGAAAGATCGCTGGAAATCGAATAGGTCAGCAAACTCTAAATCAAAACCGAGGGAGAAACAGGGTTCTGGATGTAAATTCATCTTCGACTGTGACAGGTAAGTGA